In the genome of Roseovarius sp. Pro17, the window CGGAATTCGGGGTGGTCCACCAAGTAGTTTCCGACATCTTCCATCGACTGGAAAATCGGCGCGCCGAGCTGTGTAGGTTTGAAAACACGCGGATGCTGACCGTCGAACACATCGAAATAATTGACGAATTCCAGCCCACCGACCCATTGGTCCAGCCCCATCAGGTTAAATGGCGTTGGCATAACGACATAGATCGGCCGCTTGTTGCGCCTCAGATAACGATAGATTTCCGTCAAGCCGACCAGCTTTTCCTTTTTCGGCCCGCTTGGCTTGGCTTTCTTCTTTTCTTTTGTCTTGGCCATTTTTGGCTGTCTCCCATTGGTAGAAGTCCGTTTGCGCGGTGGCTTGACTGCAGGAACGTGAGGCATTGATTTGTCTGGCATCGGGGATCTGTCAGGTATCGGGTCGGCGGCGGGCATCGGGGATTCGTCAGGTATCGGGTCGGCGGCAGACAGTCTCGACGGCATCCGCAGCTTGGCCGAGGCGAAGGCCCGACGCCAAATGATCTTTAGTCTGGTTGCTAACAAATTCTGCGCCACCTTTGCATCTATTACCGGAACGTGCCCCTGAACGACGGTTTTAGCGGCTTGGGTACGGAATTCCAACATTAATGTTGCTGACATCATGATCCATGTCGTAGGCTCCGTAATCAGGCCCCGCCTTGCGGGGTGACAATAAAGGACCGCTGAGCGTGATCGGCAAGGTTCTCGAAACATTGGCGCATCGACGCCCAACCTGGAGGGTTTAATCTATGAATGTTAGTCTGCTCACACGCCGCGTTGCGCTTGCCGCTATGACCGGTGCTGTCGCACTGGGCGCGATGGCCACGGCGGCGACTGCCGAAACCACGCGTCTGCGGTTTCACACCTATTATGGCACTGAAATTGATCCAATCATCAAAAAATTCCGCGACGCGGTCAAAGAGGCGTCGGGCGGCGATCTGCGCGTTCAGGTCTTTCATGGTGGCGAATTGGTTGCCAGTGACCAACTGCTGGAAGCGGCATCAAAAGGGTCCATCGACATTGCGCACGGCACTGGCGGCTATTGGTCCGGTCAGGTTGACATCGGCAACATCGAGGCCGGATTGCCCGGCGGTTGGACCAGCGTCGATGAAGCCGCAGCATTTTTTGACAGCGAGCCTGTCGATGCGTTGCTAAGAGAAGCCTATGACGAAGCCGGCGTTGTCTATCTGGGCAAGGGCTATGGCGATGCATATGATCTGCTGACCAAAGAGCCTGTCGCCTCGCTGGAAGATTTGAAAACGCGTAAAATCCGCGCCACATCAGCCGTCGCCAAGGTGCTGGAACATTTCGATATTCCGACCGTTTATCTCCCTGCGGGTGAGCTGTATATCGGCCTGTCGACAGGCGTGATCGACGGGGCAATCTATGGTGGCCCCATCGAATACGAGCAGCTGAAGCTGAACGAGGCGGCAAAGTACTATACGCGCCTGAACATGCTGATGCCCGGTTGGACCGATACGTTTCTGGCGAATCCAGAAACGTGGAATGCCCTGTCTGATGAACACAAAACAATCATGAAAGACGCGATTGCGCAGTATTCTGCGGACATCAGCGAATGGCTTGCCGCAGGCAACCAGTCTGTCGAGGACAAGGGCGGCGTTTTCGAATTCTCCGCACTGCCCGAGGCGGATTCCAAGGAACTGACGGTCGCGGCGCAGGTCGTCTGGCAGGAAGAGGCCGCACGTTCCGAGCGCAATGCAAAGCTGATCGAACTGCTCGTTGAAAACGCCAAGGCACAAGGGCGTCTCTGATGACTTGGGTGACAAGATATCTTGTCGCTCAGGATGGCCTGTCCGAGTTTGTCGGGCGGGCCATTTCCTGGCTTACGCTGGGGATGATCGGGGTTCTGATGATCGAGATCATCTTTCGATATTTCCTCAATTCCCCGACCCTGTGGGCGCATGAAACCAGCACGATGCTGTATGGCGCCTTTTGCATGCTGGCAGGATGCTACACGTTGC includes:
- a CDS encoding TRAP transporter substrate-binding protein: MNVSLLTRRVALAAMTGAVALGAMATAATAETTRLRFHTYYGTEIDPIIKKFRDAVKEASGGDLRVQVFHGGELVASDQLLEAASKGSIDIAHGTGGYWSGQVDIGNIEAGLPGGWTSVDEAAAFFDSEPVDALLREAYDEAGVVYLGKGYGDAYDLLTKEPVASLEDLKTRKIRATSAVAKVLEHFDIPTVYLPAGELYIGLSTGVIDGAIYGGPIEYEQLKLNEAAKYYTRLNMLMPGWTDTFLANPETWNALSDEHKTIMKDAIAQYSADISEWLAAGNQSVEDKGGVFEFSALPEADSKELTVAAQVVWQEEAARSERNAKLIELLVENAKAQGRL